One genomic region from Neospora caninum Liverpool complete genome, chromosome V encodes:
- a CDS encoding putative tricarboxylate carrier has protein sequence MARAGSFPAEAPGRDMNAPMRLAKHDTSTYWGRVFDFQQRINPRFMFVRETEARESAKIVNLAQHGKWKELRERGIDEKKLQEVYLVAQSTINASDGSVIHPLFRLAAFCPVNIPIGGGMLLGRPTFANSVFWQWVNQTYNACFNWANGNRSSSADAAQDRKDIIKGYIAAVCLSVGLAVSMNGMLARSKSQGVARKLLQAVVPYTAVAAANFGNTALVRGQEIQKGIPVYDADKTQVGISKKAATQAVVQTGVSRVVLPVPALLLPYPVMSVFNALLPITRTNAFVRVGMELSVIFGCLFVGLPLAVGMFPEYSEMDVKDLELELQQDLKKRSGGTVQKVYFHRGV, from the exons ATGGCGCGTGCAGGCTCGTTTCCAGCTGAGGCGCCGGGGAGGGACATGAACGCTCCAATGCGCTTGGCGAAGCATGACACCAGCACGTACTGGGGGCGGGTCTTTGATTTCCAGCAGAGAATCAACCCGCGATTCATGTTTgtgagagaaacagaagcgcgagagagcgcaaAAATCGTCAATCTGGCTCAGCACGGAAAATGGAAAGAActccgagagcgaggcatcgacgagaagaagcttCAGGAAGTCTATCTAGTTGCGCAAAGCACCATCAATGCCAGTGACGGCTCAGTCATTCATCCGCTCTTCCGTCTTGCTGCCTTCTGCCCCGTCAACATTCCCATTGGAGGAG GCATGCTTTTGGGACGGCCGACGTTCGCGAACAGTGTTTTCTGGCAGTGGGTTAACCAAACGTACAACGCTTGCTTCAACTGGGCAAATGGAAACCGATCTTCATCTGCGGATGCTGCtcaagacagaaaagacatTATAAAAGGCTACAT AGctgccgtctgcctctccgtcggcctcgccgtcAGCATGAATGGCATGCTGGCGAGGTCCAAGAGCCAGGGCGTCGCGCGCAAGCTGTTGCAGGCTGTTGTGCCATACACGGCAGTCGCCGCCGCGAATTTCGGGAACACGGCTTTAGTGAGAGGACAAGAAATCCAAAAG GGAATCCCCGTCTACGATGCTGATAAGACGCAAGTGGGCATCTCGAAGAAAGCCGCGACTCAGGCAGTCGTGCAAACAGGCGTTTCGCGCGTGG TCCTGCCGGTCCCTGCGCTCCTTCTCCCGTACCCCGTGATGAGTGTCTTCAACGCGCTCCTTCCCATCACGCGCACGAACGCGTTCGTTAGG GTTGGCATGGAACTCTCAGTCATTTTCGGCTGCCTCTTCGTGggcctccctctcgccgtcggcatGTTCCCCGAGTACAGCGAAATGGACGTGAAAGATTTGGAGCTCGAGTTGCAGCAAGACCTGAAGAAGCGCTCTGGCGGGACCGTTCAAAAAGTCTACTTCCACAGGGGCGTGTAG